One segment of Ipomoea triloba cultivar NCNSP0323 chromosome 12, ASM357664v1 DNA contains the following:
- the LOC115998296 gene encoding ATP-dependent Clp protease ATP-binding subunit CLPT1, chloroplastic-like: MATHSLSFFSIPSPSQSCKRPQSENSPAPNLKSLPCSFLGRELSIRVSNWNVPTSKRRSCVVATVAFDLPSTDVEKAPSGKQPKWSARALKAFVMAELEARKLRYTTTGTEALLMGILVEGTSLAAKALRESGVTLFKARDETVKLLGQSDIYIFSPEYPPLTKPARKALEWAVDEKLKSGEDGELTVSHLLLGIWAQEVSAGHIVMATLGFTDEKAKELAKTIDKDIILSFK; the protein is encoded by the exons ATGGCCACTCACAGTTTGTCATTCTTTTCGATCCCGTCTCCTTCACAGTCTTGCAAACGACCACAATCTGAGAACTCTCCAGCTCCCAACCTGAAATCTCTACCTTGCTCTTTCCTCGGGCGGGAACTCTCGATTCGTGTTTCGAATTGGAACGTTCCCACTTCAAAACGACGCAGTTGCGTTGTTGCAACAGTCGCGTTCGATCTCCCGTCTAC GGATGTAGAAAAAGCTCCTTCTGGGAAACAACCTAA aTGGTCAGCCAGGGCGTTAAAGGCTTTCGTAATGGCCGAATTAGAAGCTAGAAAGCTCAGGTACACCACCACTGGCACTGAAGCCTTGCTCATGGGTATCTTGGTTGAAG GAACCAGTTTGGCTGCTAAGGCTTTGAGGGAAAGTGGCGTTACACTGTTCAAGGCGCGAGACGAAACTGTGAAGCTACTTGGTCAATCTGATATATACATTTTCAGTCCTGAGTATCCTCCTCTGACGAAACCTGCTCGGAAGGCTCTTGAATGGGCAGTTGATGAAAAACTGAAATCAG GCGAGGATGGAGAGTTGACTGTATCCCATTTGCTTCTTGGTATTTGGGCACAAGAGGTATCAGCAGGGCATATAGTAATGGCCACACTTGGTTTTACCGATGAGAAGGCCAAGGAGCTAGCGAAAACT ATTGACAAGGATATCATATTAAGCTTCAAATAG